The Danaus plexippus chromosome 12, MEX_DaPlex, whole genome shotgun sequence DNA window aatattcacaagTCCACAGCTTACATCGCGCAccattagaaaaataaattacagacaATCCTAAACTAAGTCCTCAGCTTATCTGGGCATGTGTTCTCTGCAAATCTGTAAACAAATTATGCATCATTACTTGTCAACGTCCTTATCACTACTATTTCCTTACTTATAACTTTCAATATGATCCATTAATGTGTATCGGAAATCTAGATATactaacattttgttataaattgtacagatatttttataagaactgCAATTATCAGCGGatctataaatatgtatcacaatttttgatatatcaaATCCATAATGGatttgtacttttattatgtcttattcgaaattaacaattaatttgtcTTTCTGTTACTCATTGAATAAGATTGATGAATAACGGAATAAGTGTATCATGAATATACTCACAGCAGTTGAACAGGATAGTGGCGCATAGTTTGCTTGGGAGTTAGTCGCTCCATTGTAAGTATTCTGTGGTGGGTGGGTCGCTAAAGGTGATACGGGAGGAGCCATCCCACTCGTCCCACCCGCCTGGCTTGGGCTCCCCGTTGATAATCGGGAGAATGCGGCTAAAGCTTCAGGGAAGTTTGGTGGAGTCGCTGGAGTATTGCACGGCGTCATTAATTGCTGGAAGTTgagacattatattattattatagattaaaaagaaatatatttttaaagaaattatggcatacatttattttcacgacacaaatatttaaaatattacaattagcTATTTTCTGCTGtttacaacattaaaaataccaaCCTGATGATATGGAGCAGCAATACCATTAGCTCCGGAAGGAATTGCAACCTCTTGGAAAAATATCGATAGGGCTGTCTgtgaacataatttataaaaatatgaaggaaaaaaaaaatttaaacataaatatatggaatatttaaaacttgtttt harbors:
- the LOC116772699 gene encoding UBA-like domain-containing protein 1, translated to MDSLREQVMINQFVLAAGCAREQAKQLLQAAHWQFETALSIFFQEVAIPSGANGIAAPYHQQLMTPCNTPATPPNFPEALAAFSRLSTGSPSQAGGTSGMAPPVSPLATHPPQNTYNGATNSQANYAPLSCSTAICREHMPR